A window of the Xenopus laevis strain J_2021 chromosome 9_10L, Xenopus_laevis_v10.1, whole genome shotgun sequence genome harbors these coding sequences:
- the LOC108702015 gene encoding fibrinogen-like protein 1-like protein, producing MCRMVNPLLMSLVLTLTFVVSVTSILHHVSREELYDRLANRHMLTETKLQEFINVPDDGVYLELLAKDCQAAFLNKRSQSGLYVIHPKNSLPMAVYCDMSSDGEGWTVLQKNTLQKSLFGSPDWSEYKQGFGNLMADHWLGNEMIYLLTRQNTFTVRFSVVDAHNNKHHADYSSFRLDSEAKNYTLRLGDYSGDAGDVLTAMNETGMHDNMMFSTEDKDNDRWKNNCALEHEGGWWFDNCGSSLFNSDDFIYWRGLCDEHNHCASSSIMIKPSKKNCSPTPLPGPGVHLPVHQKS from the exons ATGTGCAG GATGGTGAATCCTCTGTTAATGAGCTTAGTGCTCACACTGACTTTTGTGGTTTCGGTCACAAGCATCCTTCATCATGTATCCCGCGAGGAACTGTACGATCGCCTGGCTAATCGACACATGCTGACAGAGACGAAACTGCAGGAGTTCATTAATGTTCCCGATGATGGGGTTTACTTGG AACTTTTGGCAAAGGACTGCCAGGCAGCTTTCTTAAACAAGAGGAGTCAGAGTGGCCTGTATGTGATCCACCCTAAAAATTCACTCCCAATGGCAGTATATTGTGACATGAGCTCTGATGGTGAAGGCTGGACAGTCCTGCAGAAGAACACTTTGCAGAAGAGCCTCTTTGGATCCCCTGACTGGAGCGAGTACAAACAAGGGTTTGGTAATCTGATGGCAGATCACTGGTTGGGCAATGAAATGATTTACCTCCTCACAAGGCAGAACACATTTACAGTCAGGTTCAGTGTTGTTGATGCTCATAACAATAAGCATCATGCAGATTACTCCAGTTTTAGGCTGGACAGTGAGGCTAAAAATTATACACTGAGACTGGGTGACTATTCCGGGGATGCAGGGGATGTACTGACAGCCATGAATGAGACAGGCATGCATGACAACATGATGTTTTCCACCGAAGACAAAGACAATGATCGATGGAAAAATAACTGTGCACTGGAGCATGAGGGAGGCTGGTGGTTTGACAACTGTGGTTCTTCTCTGTTCAACAGTGATGACTTTATATATTGGAGAGGTCTGTGTGATGAACACAATCACTGCGCCTCTTCTAGTATTATGATTAAACCCAGTAAGAAGAACTGCTCTCCTACTCCACTGCCAGGGCCTGGTGTCCACCTTCCAGTTCATCAAAAGAGTTAG